In one window of Thunnus thynnus chromosome 23, fThuThy2.1, whole genome shotgun sequence DNA:
- the ing3 gene encoding inhibitor of growth protein 3 isoform X3 — translation MLYLEDYLENATDQLEQKVIEFFVNAKKNKPEWREEQMEVIKKDYYKALEDADEKVQLANQIYDLVDRHLRKLDQELAKFKMELEADNAGITEILERRSLEMDSPSQPINNHHVHSHTTAEKRKYSAPTHHTTEHVPEKKFKSEALLSTLTSDASKENTPGSCRTNSTSSSNNNVYSVNSSQPLASYNLSSLPAGPGAGAGAITMAAAQAVQATAQMKEGRRTSSLKASYEAIKNNDFQLSREFSLSRDTSGYSSSALASTLTQTLTPNTASDSRGRKSKSSIKSSNHQSSSSSSSSSLSSCSSSSALAQELSQQASALPEAEANSQVDWTYDPNEPRYCICNQVSYGEMVGCDNTDCPIEWFHYGCVGLTEAPKGKWYCPQCTAAMKRRGSRHK, via the exons ATGTTGTACCTGGAGGATTATCTGGAGA ACGCCACCGATCAGCTGGAGCAGAAGGTCATCGAGTTCTTCGTCAACGCGAAGAAGAACAAACCGGAGTGGAGAGAAGAGCAGATGGAGGTTATTAAAAAG GACTATTACAAAGCTCTGGAAGACGCAGACGAGAAGGtgcagctggccaatcagatcTATGATCTG GTGGATCGTCACCTGCGTAAACTGGACCAGGAACTGGCCAAGTTTAAGATGGAGCTGGAGGCCGACAACGCCGGCATCACGGAGATCCTGGAGAGAC GGTCTTTAGAGATGGACAGTCCATCTCAGCCAATCAACAACCATCACGTCCACTCACACACCACCGCTGAGA AGAGGAAGTACAGCGCTCCGACGCACCACACCACCGAACACGTTCCAGAGAAGAAGTTCAAGTCTGAAGCTCTGCTGTCAACGCTCACCTCAGACGCCTCCAAGGAGAACACGCCAGGTA GTTGCCGTACCAACAGCACGTCGTCCTCCAACAACAACGTGTACAGTGTGAACTCCTCTCAGCCGCTGGCGTCCTACAACCTGAGCTCGCTGCCGGCGGGGCCCGGGGCCGGCGCCGGGGCCATCACCATGGCTGCCGCTCAGGCCGTTCAGGCCACCGctcag atgaaGGAGGGCCGCAGGACGTCCAGTCTGAAGGCGAGCTACGAGGCCATCAAGAACAACGACTTCCAGCTGAGCAGAGAGTTCTCTCTGTCCCGGGACACCAGCGGGTACTCCTCCTCCGCTCTGGCCTCCACCCTCACCCAGACCCTCACCCCCAACACCGCCTCCGACTCCCGGGGACGCAAGTCCAA AAGCAGCATCAAGTCTTCCAACCACCAGTcgtcttcatcctcctcctcctcctcgctgtcGTCGTGCTCTTCGTCGTCGGCGCTGGCTCAGGAGCTTTCCCAGCAGGCGTCGGCGCTGCCCGAGGCGGAGGCCAACAGCCAGGTGGACTGGACCTACGACCCCAACGAGCCGCGATACTGCATCTGCAACCAG GTTTCTTACGGCGAGATGGTCGGCTGTGACAACACAGAC TGTCCGATCGAGTGGTTCCACTACGGCTGTGTGGGTCTGACGGAGGCTCCGAAGGGGAAGTGGTACTGTCCTCAGTGTACGGCGGCCATGAAGAGGAGAGGCAGCCGCCACAAATAA
- the ing3 gene encoding inhibitor of growth protein 3 isoform X1, protein MLYLEDYLEMIEQLPMDLRDRFTEMREMDLQVQNATDQLEQKVIEFFVNAKKNKPEWREEQMEVIKKDYYKALEDADEKVQLANQIYDLVDRHLRKLDQELAKFKMELEADNAGITEILERRSLEMDSPSQPINNHHVHSHTTAEKRKYSAPTHHTTEHVPEKKFKSEALLSTLTSDASKENTPGSCRTNSTSSSNNNVYSVNSSQPLASYNLSSLPAGPGAGAGAITMAAAQAVQATAQMKEGRRTSSLKASYEAIKNNDFQLSREFSLSRDTSGYSSSALASTLTQTLTPNTASDSRGRKSKSSIKSSNHQSSSSSSSSSLSSCSSSSALAQELSQQASALPEAEANSQVDWTYDPNEPRYCICNQVSYGEMVGCDNTDCPIEWFHYGCVGLTEAPKGKWYCPQCTAAMKRRGSRHK, encoded by the exons ATGTTGTACCTGGAGGATTATCTGGAGA TGATCGAGCAGCTTCCCATGGACCTCCGCGACAGGTTCACGGAAATGCGGGAGATGGACCTGCAGGTGCAGA ACGCCACCGATCAGCTGGAGCAGAAGGTCATCGAGTTCTTCGTCAACGCGAAGAAGAACAAACCGGAGTGGAGAGAAGAGCAGATGGAGGTTATTAAAAAG GACTATTACAAAGCTCTGGAAGACGCAGACGAGAAGGtgcagctggccaatcagatcTATGATCTG GTGGATCGTCACCTGCGTAAACTGGACCAGGAACTGGCCAAGTTTAAGATGGAGCTGGAGGCCGACAACGCCGGCATCACGGAGATCCTGGAGAGAC GGTCTTTAGAGATGGACAGTCCATCTCAGCCAATCAACAACCATCACGTCCACTCACACACCACCGCTGAGA AGAGGAAGTACAGCGCTCCGACGCACCACACCACCGAACACGTTCCAGAGAAGAAGTTCAAGTCTGAAGCTCTGCTGTCAACGCTCACCTCAGACGCCTCCAAGGAGAACACGCCAGGTA GTTGCCGTACCAACAGCACGTCGTCCTCCAACAACAACGTGTACAGTGTGAACTCCTCTCAGCCGCTGGCGTCCTACAACCTGAGCTCGCTGCCGGCGGGGCCCGGGGCCGGCGCCGGGGCCATCACCATGGCTGCCGCTCAGGCCGTTCAGGCCACCGctcag atgaaGGAGGGCCGCAGGACGTCCAGTCTGAAGGCGAGCTACGAGGCCATCAAGAACAACGACTTCCAGCTGAGCAGAGAGTTCTCTCTGTCCCGGGACACCAGCGGGTACTCCTCCTCCGCTCTGGCCTCCACCCTCACCCAGACCCTCACCCCCAACACCGCCTCCGACTCCCGGGGACGCAAGTCCAA AAGCAGCATCAAGTCTTCCAACCACCAGTcgtcttcatcctcctcctcctcctcgctgtcGTCGTGCTCTTCGTCGTCGGCGCTGGCTCAGGAGCTTTCCCAGCAGGCGTCGGCGCTGCCCGAGGCGGAGGCCAACAGCCAGGTGGACTGGACCTACGACCCCAACGAGCCGCGATACTGCATCTGCAACCAG GTTTCTTACGGCGAGATGGTCGGCTGTGACAACACAGAC TGTCCGATCGAGTGGTTCCACTACGGCTGTGTGGGTCTGACGGAGGCTCCGAAGGGGAAGTGGTACTGTCCTCAGTGTACGGCGGCCATGAAGAGGAGAGGCAGCCGCCACAAATAA
- the ing3 gene encoding inhibitor of growth protein 3 isoform X2, giving the protein MLYLEDYLEMIEQLPMDLRDRFTEMREMDLQVQNATDQLEQKVIEFFVNAKKNKPEWREEQMEVIKKDYYKALEDADEKVQLANQIYDLVDRHLRKLDQELAKFKMELEADNAGITEILERRSLEMDSPSQPINNHHVHSHTTAEKRKYSAPTHHTTEHVPEKKFKSEALLSTLTSDASKENTPGCRTNSTSSSNNNVYSVNSSQPLASYNLSSLPAGPGAGAGAITMAAAQAVQATAQMKEGRRTSSLKASYEAIKNNDFQLSREFSLSRDTSGYSSSALASTLTQTLTPNTASDSRGRKSKSSIKSSNHQSSSSSSSSSLSSCSSSSALAQELSQQASALPEAEANSQVDWTYDPNEPRYCICNQVSYGEMVGCDNTDCPIEWFHYGCVGLTEAPKGKWYCPQCTAAMKRRGSRHK; this is encoded by the exons ATGTTGTACCTGGAGGATTATCTGGAGA TGATCGAGCAGCTTCCCATGGACCTCCGCGACAGGTTCACGGAAATGCGGGAGATGGACCTGCAGGTGCAGA ACGCCACCGATCAGCTGGAGCAGAAGGTCATCGAGTTCTTCGTCAACGCGAAGAAGAACAAACCGGAGTGGAGAGAAGAGCAGATGGAGGTTATTAAAAAG GACTATTACAAAGCTCTGGAAGACGCAGACGAGAAGGtgcagctggccaatcagatcTATGATCTG GTGGATCGTCACCTGCGTAAACTGGACCAGGAACTGGCCAAGTTTAAGATGGAGCTGGAGGCCGACAACGCCGGCATCACGGAGATCCTGGAGAGAC GGTCTTTAGAGATGGACAGTCCATCTCAGCCAATCAACAACCATCACGTCCACTCACACACCACCGCTGAGA AGAGGAAGTACAGCGCTCCGACGCACCACACCACCGAACACGTTCCAGAGAAGAAGTTCAAGTCTGAAGCTCTGCTGTCAACGCTCACCTCAGACGCCTCCAAGGAGAACACGCCAG GTTGCCGTACCAACAGCACGTCGTCCTCCAACAACAACGTGTACAGTGTGAACTCCTCTCAGCCGCTGGCGTCCTACAACCTGAGCTCGCTGCCGGCGGGGCCCGGGGCCGGCGCCGGGGCCATCACCATGGCTGCCGCTCAGGCCGTTCAGGCCACCGctcag atgaaGGAGGGCCGCAGGACGTCCAGTCTGAAGGCGAGCTACGAGGCCATCAAGAACAACGACTTCCAGCTGAGCAGAGAGTTCTCTCTGTCCCGGGACACCAGCGGGTACTCCTCCTCCGCTCTGGCCTCCACCCTCACCCAGACCCTCACCCCCAACACCGCCTCCGACTCCCGGGGACGCAAGTCCAA AAGCAGCATCAAGTCTTCCAACCACCAGTcgtcttcatcctcctcctcctcctcgctgtcGTCGTGCTCTTCGTCGTCGGCGCTGGCTCAGGAGCTTTCCCAGCAGGCGTCGGCGCTGCCCGAGGCGGAGGCCAACAGCCAGGTGGACTGGACCTACGACCCCAACGAGCCGCGATACTGCATCTGCAACCAG GTTTCTTACGGCGAGATGGTCGGCTGTGACAACACAGAC TGTCCGATCGAGTGGTTCCACTACGGCTGTGTGGGTCTGACGGAGGCTCCGAAGGGGAAGTGGTACTGTCCTCAGTGTACGGCGGCCATGAAGAGGAGAGGCAGCCGCCACAAATAA